Proteins encoded within one genomic window of Haematobia irritans isolate KBUSLIRL chromosome 5, ASM5000362v1, whole genome shotgun sequence:
- the LOC142238610 gene encoding uncharacterized protein LOC142238610 produces MLKMAHKNISNRFNPYLKKENKETSVLEQDSTIKKSCSELRSLVEENRCPLVVPPSHYENMKKLSGFQILQFKRERIIEDDHIFISSDDDDDQDYRAVKSSSYRNKIPSLPETSSTSNISLQSNSDASFNSREISLMGRIKSDPYCDRHTGTTRRKVNQTPITTEFAETHIVPSVMSIHREPKSYKRLISVDNKSFTFSQMKPNFQSNCSLMAGKRYISNIFLTDDIRRELEPHILHILATRTYRRRICKEFIIKDSKYKVYIKRSGDLIIIKQPVSDSTEGSREMDSKSSNDDEISKGPAQVSAAPIQLLGGKPFVCDQFLEEDIRSYLDKQVSEILKTDPHRKRLKRKFDINDKKYRILFQRNGGLVVQVSPQTKELCMEKEVNSRDISSDRMDLETKNIKPQPSAHSLIENPVVHSNTFKENGSHDGTKSNTTKMPVKPSQLLGGKPFLCDQIIEEDVRSYLDKQVKEILKTNPHRKRLKRKFDINDKKYRILFQRNGGLAVQVSTQTKEICIDKEVNPRDISSDRMDLETKDIQPKPSSHSLIENPVVHNNAFEDIFFKCVEDNCVDKEVNSPDIPSDRMDLETKTSSRSFIAQPMAHSNEFDENGSQDGTKSNTSKMPVKPSQLLGGKPFLCDQIIEEGVRSYLDKEVTEILKTNPHRRRLKRKFDINDKKYRILFLRNGGLVVQVSPLTKEICIDKEVNLPDISSDRMDLETKDIQPKPSSHSLIENPVVHNNAFEDIFFKCVEDNCVDKEVNSPDIPSDRMDLETKTSSRSFIAQPMAHSNEFDENGSQDGTKSNTSKMPVKPSQLLGGKLFLCDQIIEEDVRSYLDKEVTEILKTNPHRRRLKRKFDINDKKYRILFLRNGGLVVQVSPQTKEIFIDKKINSSNITSEEIQPECSPRSLIENSFAIDDNVLNSIPDKEVNASNISSDSIEVETEDRQTKSSSHSLTGKSLEHTNAFKDQVGPQSHVSERSTKPPQLLAGKPFICNHVLEEDVRNYLDRQVTEILKTDPHRIRVKKQFRINDKKYDVFFKRNGDLIVLVLPQPKEVCNEKITSATSSPGSFESVEKDIRLQDSTNFHNLEDEISLRHNLGDEMSDLSSCGTKSTFSEFSTTPRQLLAGKPFICDHVLEEDVRKYLDRQVVGMLKSDPHRKRVNRQFEIKDKKYRLIFKRNGDLIVRVLPQSKEIGLAKETDASESETEDIQSGSAMHSLARLSCVSHKLLEDNVRGNLQGNKILGIKSEIQNEGNSSEIMETEDATTEPPANLMTSKAFDCNEIPSRNIQSGRQLLAGKPFICDHVLEEDVRSYLDRQVVEMLKSDPHRKRVNRQFEIKDKKYRLIFKRNGDLIVRVLPQSKEIGLAKETDASESETEDIQSGSAMHSLARLSCVSHKLLEDNVRGNLQGNTILGIKSEIQNEGNSSEIMETEDATTEPPANLMTSRAFDCNEIPSRNIQSGRQLLAGKPFICDHVLEEDVRSYLDRQVVEMLKSDPHRKRVNRQFEIKDQKYRLIFKRNGDLIVRILPRSKEIGLVKETVVSGISSDHLESTTADIKSGSAIQSLAPLSRVSHELLEDTARGNLQGNIPMGLKSEIQNKGNSSEIMDSDDATNDPPANLMTSRAFDCNEIPSRNIQSGRQLLAGKPFICDHVLEEDVRSYLDRQVVEMLKSDPHRKRVNRQFEIKDQKYRLIFKRNGDLIVRILPRSKEIGLVKQTVVSDIPSNHLQASLPCVSHNLSKDNVQSFVPDNISLEIKSKLQKEENPEVLETEDATTDPSTNLMAGRPFVCIGILPSNIQCELEKQVALMLSTLTHNYGTKRLFHVADRRYRVYVKRSGDLIITALPSTTDVDLENAANLSDISDYEVDSIMDYKNSDQSKLLKGDPHSSSMNVDLENIGNISDISSDEMESFTESNTLNHPKQLLAGIPFLCKEILEEDVRRELDDHVAQMIKIPLHNNRTKKLFIIRNRKYRVFHKRNGELIVTISPPSENCTTEIISHLSDISSDEMESVKESINSHQPKQLLAGKPFICRETIDEDILHQLEEQIVPILKTDRPHQHRTKRCFNVKDRKYRVYFKRNGDVIITVLPLSLESCFRILKSSPDSS; encoded by the coding sequence ATGCTCAAAAtggcacacaaaaatatttcaaaccgATTTAATccgtatttgaaaaaagaaaataaagaaacgaGCGTTTTGGAGCAGGACAGCACAATAAAGAAATCATGCTcggaattgaggagtctggtcgagGAAAATCGCTGTCCCTTAGTAGTGCCACCATCACattatgaaaatatgaaaaaattaagcgGATTTCAAATATTGCAGTTTAAGCGTGAACGCATCATAGAGGACGATCACATTTTCATATCCagcgatgatgatgacgatcagGACTACAGAGCTGTTAAAAGTAgtagctacagaaataaaattccatcattGCCAGAAACATCCAGTACGTCAAACATAAGCTTGCAATCTAACTCCGATGCCTCATTTAACTCGCGAGAAATATCCTTAATGGGTAGAATAAAATCGGATCCATATTGTGATCGCCATACAGGAACCACCAGGAGAAAGGTCAATCAAACACCAATTACTACAGAGTTTGCAGAAACCCATATAGTTCCATCTGTAATGTCAATCCATCGCGAACCAAAAAGCTACAAACGTTTAATTTCAGTAGATAATAAATCGTTTACCTTTTCTCAAATGAAACCAAATTTCCAATCCAATTGCTCATTGATGGCCGGTAAAAGATATATATCTAATATTTTCCTAACCGATGATATTCGACGCGAATTAGAACCCCATATTCTCCATATTCTGGCAACTCGAACGTACCGTAGACGAATTTGTAAAGAGTTTATAATAAAAGATAGCAAGTACAAAGTATACATTAAGCGCAGCGGAGATTTAATAATTATAAAGCAACCTGTGTCTGATTCGACTGAAGGTAGTCGAGAAATGGATAGTAAGTCATCGAATGATGATGAGATATCGAAAGGACCAGCACAAGTGTCTGCAGCACCAATACAACTTTTGGGAGGTAAACCATTTGTATGTGACCAATTCTTAGAAGAAGATATTCGTAGCTATTTGGATAAGCAAGTGTCGGAAATATTGAAAACAGATCCGCATCGGAAACGCCTTAAAAGAAAATTCGATATTAATGACAAGAAATATCGGATACTTTTTCAACGCAATGGAGGATTGGTAGTCCAAGTTTCACCACAGACAAAAGAACTTTGTATGGAAAAAGAAGTAAATTCGCGTGATATATCATCCGATCGTATGGATTTGGAAACGAAAAATATAAAACCACAACCGTCTGCCCACTCATTGATCGAAAACCCCGTTGTACATAGTAACACATTTAAAGAAAATGGGTCCCATGATGGAACAAAATCGAACACTACGAAAATGCCTGTCAAACCCTCACAACTTTTAGGTGGTAAACCATTTTTATGTGACCAAATCATAGAAGAAGATGTTCGTAGCTATTTGGATAAGCAAGTCAaggaaatattgaaaacaaatcCGCATCGAAAACGTCTTAAAAGAAAATTCGATATCAATGACAAGAAATATCGGATACTTTTTCAGCGCAATGGGGGATTGGCAGTCCAAGTTTCGActcaaacaaaagaaatttgtatTGATAAAGAAGTAAATCCGCGTGACATATCATCCGATCGTATGGATTTAGAAACGAAAGATATACAACCAAAACCTTCTTCCCATTCATTGATCGAAAACCCCGTTGTACATAATAACGCATTTGAAgacattttcttcaaatgtgTTGAAGACAATTGTGTTGATAAAGAAGTAAATTCGCCTGATATACCTTCCGATCGTATGGATTTGGAAACAAAAACTTCTAGCCGTTCATTTATCGCACAACCAATGGCACATAGTAacgaatttgacgaaaatgggtcCCAAGATGGAACAAAATCGAACACTTCGAAAATGCCTGTCAAACCCTCACAACTTTTAGGTGGTAAACCATTTTTATGTGACCAAATCATAGAAGAAGGTGTTCGTAGCTATTTGGATAAAGAAGTTacagaaatattgaaaacaaatcCGCATCGTAGACGTCTTAAAAGAAAATTCGATATCAATGACAAGAAATATCGGATACTTTTTCTACGTAATGGAGGATTGGTAGTCCAAGTTTCGCCTCTgacaaaagaaatttgtatTGATAAAGAAGTAAATTTGCCTGATATATCATCCGATCGTATGGATTTAGAAACGAAAGATATACAACCAAAACCTTCTTCCCACTCATTGATCGAAAACCCCGTTGTACATAATAACGCATTTGAAgacattttcttcaaatgtgTTGAAGACAATTGTGTTGATAAAGAAGTAAATTCGCCTGATATACCTTCCGATCGTATGGATTTGGAAACAAAAACTTCTAGCCGTTCATTTATCGCACAACCAATGGCACATAGTAacgaatttgacgaaaatgggtcCCAAGATGGAACAAAATCGAACACTTCGAAAATGCCTGTCAAACCCTCACAACTTTTAGGTGGTAAACTATTTTTATGTGACCAAATCATAGAAGAAGATGTTCGTAGCTATTTGGATAAAGAAGTTacagaaatattgaaaacaaatcCGCATCGTAGACGTCTTAAAAGAAAATTCGATATCAATGACAAGAAATATCGGATACTTTTTCTACGTAATGGAGGATTGGTAGTCCAAGTTTCGCCtcagacaaaagaaatttttatcgataagaaaataaattcgtcTAATATAACATCCGAAGAGATACAACCAGAATGTTCTCCCCGTTCATTGATAGAAAACTCCTTTGCCATTGACGACAACGTTTTGAATTCAATACCCGATAAAGAAGTAAATGCTTCCAATATATCATCGGATAGTATAGAGGTGGAAACAGAAGATAGACAGACCAAATCTTCTTCGCATTCATTGACTGGAAAATCCTTAGAACATACCAACGCATTTAAAGATCAAGTTGGACCACAATCACACGTGTCGGAAAGATCTACTAAACCTCCACAACTTTTGGCTGGTAAACCGTTTATATGTAACCATGTCTTAGAAGAAGATGTTCGGAATTACTTGGATAGGCAAGTTACGGAAATATTAAAAACTGATCCACATCGCATACGTGTTAAAAAACAATTCCGGATCAACGACAAGAAATATgatgtatttttcaaacgtaatGGAGATTTGATTGTCCTGGTTTTGCctcagccaaaagaagtttgtaaCGAAAAAATAACATCAGCTACATCATCACCTGGCAGTTTCGAGTCAGTAGAAAAAGATATAAGATTACAAGATTCTACGAATTTCCATAATCTCGAAGACGAAATATCTTTGCGCCATAATCTCGGAGACGAAATGTCAGATCTATCATCGTGTGGAACAAAGTCTACATTTTCTGAATTTTCTACAACACCCCGACAACTTTTGGCAGGTAAACCGTTTATATGTGACCATGTCCTAGAAGAAGATGTTCGGAAATACTTGGATAGACAAGTTGTGGGAATGTTGAAATCGGATCCACATCGCAAACGTGTCAACAGACAATTTGAGATCAAAGACAAGAAATACCGTCTTATATTTAAACGTAACGGAGATTTGATTGTTCGCGTATTACCTCAATCAAAAGAAATTGGTCTCGCTAAAGAAACAGATGCCTCTGAGTCGGAAACTGAGGATATACAATCAGGTTCAGCTATGCATTCATTAGCCCGATTGTCGTGCGTGTCCCATAAGCTATTAGAAGATAATGTTCGAGGTAATTTGCAaggcaataaaatattgggaataaAATCCGAAATCCAAAACGAAGGGAACTCATCTGAAATAATGGAGACCGAAGATGCTACAACTGAACCACCTGCAAATTTAATGACCAGTAAAGCATTTGATTGCAACGAAATACCGTCAAGGAATATTCAAAGTGGAAGACAACTTTTGGCCGGTAAACCGTTTATATGTGATCATGTCCTAGAAGAAGATGTTCGGAGTTACTTGGATAGACAAGTTGTGGAAATGTTGAAATCGGATCCACATCGCAAACGTGTCAACAGACAATTTGAGATCAAAGACAAGAAATACCGTCTTATATTTAAACGTAACGGAGATTTGATTGTTCGCGTATTACCTCAATCAAAAGAAATTGGTCTCGCTAAAGAAACAGATGCCTCTGAGTCGGAAACTGAGGATATACAATCAGGTTCAGCTATGCATTCATTAGCCCGATTGTCGTGCGTGTCCCATAAGCTATTAGAAGATAATGTTCGAGGAAATTTGCAAGGCAATACAATATTGGGAATAAAATCCGAAATCCAAAACGAAGGGAACTCATCTGAAATAATGGAGACCGAAGATGCTACAACTGAACCACCTGCAAATTTAATGACCAGTAGAGCATTTGATTGCAACGAAATACCGTCAAGGAATATTCAAAGTGGAAGACAACTTTTGGCCGGTAAACCGTTTATATGTGACCATGTCCTAGAAGAAGATGTTCGGAGTTACTTGGATAGACAAGTTGTGGAAATGTTGAAATCGGATCCACACCGCAAACGTGTCAACAGACAATTCGAAATCAAAGACCAGAAATACCGTCTTATTTTTAAACGTAATGGAGATTTGATAGTTCGCATCTTGCCTCGATCAAAAGAAATTGGTCTCGTTAAAGAAACAGTTGTCTCTGGTATATCATCGGATCATTTAGAATCGACAACTGCCGATATAAAATCAGGTTCAGCTATTCAGTCATTAGCCCCATTGTCGCGTGTGTCCCATGAGCTATTGGAAGATACTGCTCGAGGAAATTTGCAAGGCAATATACCTATGGGATTAAAATCCGAAATCCAAAATAAAGGAAACTCATCTGAAATAATGGACAGCGACGATGCTACAAATGATCCACCTGCAAATTTAATGACCAGCAGAGCATTTGATTGCAACGAAATACCGTCAAGGAATATTCAAAGTGGAAGACAACTTTTGGCCGGTAAACCGTTTATATGTGACCATGTCCTAGAAGAAGATGTTCGGAGTTACTTGGATAGACAAGTTGTGGAAATGTTGAAATCGGATCCACACCGCAAACGTGTCAACAGACAATTCGAAATCAAAGACCAGAAATACCGTCTTATTTTTAAACGTAATGGAGATTTGATAGTTCGCATCTTGCCTCGATCAAAAGAAATTGGTCTCGTTAAACAAACAGTTGTCTCTGATATACCATCGAATCATTTACAAGCCTCATTGCCTTGTGTGTCCCATAATCTATCGAAAGATAATGTTCAAAGTTTTGTTCCAGACAATATAtcgttggaaataaaatctaaactCCAAAAGGAAGAAAACCCTGAAGTATTGGAAACCGAAGATGCTACAACAGATCCATCTACAAATTTAATGGCCGGTAGACCATTTGTTTGCATCGGAATTCTACCAAGCAATATTCAGTGTGAGCTGGAGAAACAAGTTGCACTCATGCTTTCAACACTTACCCACAACTATGGTACTAAAAGACTTTTCCATGTCGCAGATAGGAGATATCGTGTATACGTTAAAAGGAGCGGGGACTTGATAATAACTGCGTTACCATCAACGACGGATGTTGATCTCGAGAACGCCGCAAATTTATCTGATATATCCGATTATGAAGTGGACTCCATCATGGACTATAAAAATTCCGATCAATCCAAACTACTAAAAGGTGATCCACATTCTTCGTCTATGAATGTTGACCTTGAGAATATTGGCAATATATCTGATATATCATCTGATGAAATGGAATCATTCACAGAATCTAATACTTTGAATCATCCCAAGCAACTTTTAGCTGGAATACCATTTTtatgtaaagaaattttagaagAGGATGTTCGACGTGAGTTAGACGACCACGTTGCACAAATGATTAAAATTCCACTACATAATAATCGAACGAAAAAGCTTTTCATTATTAGGAATCGGAAATATCGAGTATTCCATAAAAGAAATGGTGAATTGATAGTCACCATATCGCCTCCGTCAGAAAATTGTACCACAGAAATTATCAGCCATTTATCTGATATATCATCTGATGAAATGGAATCCGTAAAGGAATCTATTAACTCCCATCAACCCAAACAACTTTTGGCTGGAAAACCGTTTATATGCAGAGAAAccatagatgaagatattctacATCAGTTGGAGGAACAGATTGTACCAATCCTTAAAACCGATCGACCACATCAGCATCGAACTAAAAGATGTTTCAATGTCAAGGATCGGAAATATCGCGTCTACTTTAAGCGAAATGGAGATGTGATCATTACTGTTTTACCATTATCTTTAGAATCATGCTTCCGGATATTGAAGAGTTCTCCTGATTCGTCATAG